From the Mesoplasma syrphidae genome, the window CGTAATGTTTTATTTGAGACAGTTATAAAAGTTAAAACTCCTGTTTTAGATGCAAATGTTCCAGTTGATCAAGCCAACTATGATGGATTAAATTATTTAACAAATAAAACTTTCCATGAAATTAATTCAATTGCGATTGAAGGAGTAATTGATGCTCATGTTAATGTTGGTAAAATGCCAAATATCGTTCTGGAATTTGAAAAAATGGATGATGTCCAATTTGGATACTTAGTTTATTTTTTTGAGTTAGCAGTGGCAATGAGTGGATATTTATTAGATATTAATCCATTTGATCAACCTGGAGTTGAAGTTTATAAATATAATATGTTTAAACTATTGGGAAAACCTGGGGTTAAATAGTTTAAGAAAAGAAATGATAAAAAGTGTGAAATTCTTCACGCTTTTTTGTTTTCAAAAACTTTTTTCAAAACTAAAACTTTTTCTTACAAATAATATAGTTTGTTTCTTATTTAAATGTTTTGCTTATTATGAGGATAACAAAAGGGGGCAAGGAATGCGTAAATTTACAATATCAATGCAAGCTGTTTTATTAGGTTCGATTGTTTCAACAAGTGTTGTTAGTTGTATTAAACCAAAATATGCTCATGGACCTGCTGGACAACGAGTGCTATTAGTAACTGATGGAGGAAATTTAAAAGACAAGTCTTTTAATGAAAGTTCTCATAACGCTATTATCAAATATGCCAATGAAATTGACCAATGAAATAATACCAAAGGACTTAGTTATAATGCTGAACCCAACTATGTTGAAGCAACAGATCATAATGCAAGTGCATTTATTTCTGGATATAAAATGGCTTCGTTTAAAGGAGCAGATGCGATGGTTTTAGCAGGATTTATGCATGCTGGAACAATTGAAACTGCCTCTAAGTTGATGAAAGATAAAACAGTAATTTTAGCTGACGGAGTTGCTGATTATTCAAATGGGAAAAATCAAAATGTTATTAGCATTAGTTTTAATTCTGAATTGGCGGGATTTGCAGCTGCTTATGATGCTGCAATTTGGGCTAATCAAAATTTGGATAAAGTAGATCATCATAATAAAGGAGTTATTGCAATCGGAACTTTTGGGGGAATGTCTTCAAAATATTCAGTTGATAACTATTTATGAGGCTTGATGTTAGGAATTGAAGTATTCAATCGCATTCATCAAAGCGATATTGAAGCAAAACTCTATAAAAAAGTTGTCTTAGCAAATAACTATATTAATAATAAGTATGCAGATGTCAAGGACACAAAAGTTATGGGTCCCAATGATTCACGTTGATTTACCCAAAGTTTTGCATTAGGTGGAG encodes:
- a CDS encoding BMP family ABC transporter substrate-binding protein, translated to MRKFTISMQAVLLGSIVSTSVVSCIKPKYAHGPAGQRVLLVTDGGNLKDKSFNESSHNAIIKYANEIDQWNNTKGLSYNAEPNYVEATDHNASAFISGYKMASFKGADAMVLAGFMHAGTIETASKLMKDKTVILADGVADYSNGKNQNVISISFNSELAGFAAAYDAAIWANQNLDKVDHHNKGVIAIGTFGGMSSKYSVDNYLWGLMLGIEVFNRIHQSDIEAKLYKKVVLANNYINNKYADVKDTKVMGPNDSRWFTQSFALGGATRSGILNRLIEHQKADVIFPVAGPQILDVMSYSNTKYLPYIIGVDTDQVNSFPGYKNRFINSAVKHLPNAISDELKRSRSLKTAQTKTGATIKVNQIDIDNLQDFPADDGTVAKTRASWSVSSFGGANLSQKTYIKISEIPDKDANYTPIKLLSETIKDEFARTGSETSQYLDGSTIAKATEAIFKLPNYQKYIHKITENGFE